One genomic window of Acidobacteriota bacterium includes the following:
- a CDS encoding SUMF1/EgtB/PvdO family nonheme iron enzyme, whose product MYPVTQAEYAAFLEGPPVTRRHASGRARSPADLPVTGVSWLDARAFCRWRSETGEPARLPTRKASGNGWRGGLAGPVSVGR is encoded by the coding sequence GTGTATCCGGTCACGCAGGCGGAGTACGCGGCGTTTCTGGAGGGGCCACCGGTCACGAGGCGCCACGCGAGTGGCCGGGCAAGATCGCCGGCGGACCTGCCCGTCACCGGCGTGAGCTGGTTGGACGCCCGTGCGTTTTGCCGGTGGCGGTCGGAGACCGGCGAGCCGGCGCGTCTGCCGACGAGGAAGGCCAGTGGGAACGGGTGGCGCGGCGGACTGGCTGGCCCGGTTTCGGTGGGGCGATGA